The Nicotiana sylvestris chromosome 6, ASM39365v2, whole genome shotgun sequence genomic sequence tttcacttttatttgtgTCAGGGAATTTTGAATTGAATCAATTTTATCTCTTCTCGAACATACACTGATCTCTTTTATTTATCATAGATTTTAGGAATTAAAAACAATTTGATTCCTTCTCGAAAAAgttattttctatttatttatctTAGAAATATTAGgaatatgtttttttaatttacattaggAATTTTTGAAATGttctatctcttttttttttcatacttTAAACATGTCACGATTTGGATTCTGACCATAAAGTAGGAGTGAGCATTCGGTAGTTCGCTTCGAAATTTAATAATTTCGGTTCGATATTTCGGTATTCGATTTATCAATGTGTATACTAAATACCGTACCAAAGTATTTCGGTACAgttttgtatttattattttggatcttgattctgatttttgttagaATTTGGGCCGGCCCAGTTTTAAGTCCTAAAACCATCAGACTCTATTATTCACAAACTTGGTAGACATTGATTCTTGTCCAAATTTaaaagaattaacccaaatagccgcTCACCTAATCTCTTAAACGTAGAATAGCCCGCGGATATATAACATATGCATAATTCATGTGCAATAGAAGAATAATCaatatataatctatgtataccggCTAGAAAAAGTAAGCATTGAATCTGACCGGCTATTTGTGTAACAATCCTGCTATACTGAAAAAAGCTCTCCAAAAGGCAACGACTGAATACACAAGATCTCCCACACATAAAAAAGCTTGATTGGCTAAATGATCTATTAAGGAATTGCCTTCTCAATACACATGAAGCAATTGAAATTGGCAGCTCCCTTTCAATTGGCTTATCACCTCAACAATGTGGGATATTTATTAAAGGAACCTCCCATATATCTTCCAGGATTGTTCTTCATCACCAATGAGTCTATTTCCACAATTACTCAAGTAAAATTCTGGAGAACAAAATATTTTATAGCCTACATAATTGTCGTAGCCTCTGCCTCAATATTTGTAGTCTCATGGATTTCACTAGCTTGTGCATAAATAAGATCACTACTAGCGCCATTCGTATTGCATTTCACTACAGAAGGAGGGGGAAAGGACCTGCATACCTTTGTGGTCGATGATTTTCCAGAAATTAAATCAAATCAGGCCCATGAAAAGGAGCATTACACAACCAAGGCCATCTAACAAGTAACCACACTTGTTGTTAATAGGCCCTCAGATTACAGACGCCATCGGCCCACAATATGAGTACTAGCCCAAATCCCTTTGCCCTTGATAGAATAGCTTAAAAAAGGGAAGGGAAATTAAAAATATCCTAAGTTACATCtcgtaattgaaaaatagctataattttaaaaataattaaaatttagccactttcaTATGAAGATAAAATTAGAAACAATACACCCTTAAAATTCGAAAAATATGAGATTATCAGTTGTGCTGAAATTTCataatgtgctggagttccatcataatatattggaaataagggtgttcataaaaatccgaaaaaccgaaccaaaccgaaaaccgaaccaaaccgaccaaaaaaactggtactttttaggtttggtttgattttggttttgaattttaaaaactgatcaaatttgggttggttttggttttaatcaaaaaataaccgaaaaaatcgaaccaaaccgactataaaAGTAGTtattcaaatttattattacacctatatatatatatatatatatatatatatgtatatttttatataaagtttCTAATTCTAATAATCTAATTCTttgcctttacattctagtttgattgataGTTTTCTTTCGCTAAATACAagaatttatttcatgttaaaaataatcgaTTTTTAGTTGAgaacttaaattattcatcactatttaattcaattatcatcaatatattttggtaaatgatagatttctcaaagagcaattgatttgatagtgttacgttgaaaatgtagtCGCCCAGATATGTGTTTGGTAGTATATGTCTCATATGTAAGAAAAAAACCGATAAATAACTGAAAACAGAAAAACCGACAAAAACCGACAAAAATCGAATCGAGAAAAAAtcaacttaattggtttggtttggttccaatatttgaaaaaacgacttacttggtttggtttctttttagggaaaaaccggCCCAAAACGAACCATGAATACCCCTAGCTGGAAGCTTATATGTAGGAGCtccataacaacaacaacaacaacaacaaacccagtttgatcccaccatgtggggtctggggagggtagtctgtacgcagaccttacccctacctaatgcaggtagagaggttgtttccaatagaacCACGGCTCAGGAAgggcaaaaagaagaagagggaagaaaggaaggaagaaagatggaagaGAAAACAGGGAGAGATAAAGGATAAGTAGTATCAAATAACAACAACAGGGAATATAATATCTGAGGCGAACAAAATCACATATCATAATAaaaaaatctaagaatatgaaggGACATGCATGCTACTAAGCCTATCGATGAACACTataaactacctactaaccttgtACCTTAATCCTCAACTTTCACACTCTCCTATCatgggtcatgtcctcagtgagctgaagcaacgccatgtcctgcctaatcacttATCCCCAGTATTTCTTAGTCCTATCTCGATCCCTTCTCAAACTCTCCAtagccaacctctcacaccttctGACATGGGCATTAATATTTCTTCTCCTAACCTGTCCGAACCATCTCAGTCGCGACTcctgcatcttgtcctccacggaAGCTACTCTCACTCTATCCCGGATAGCTTCATTCTTAATCCTATTTCGCCTGGTATACCCAcatatccatctcaacatcctcatctctgctactctcatcttctgcacgtgggagttcttgactagccaacactcagccccatacagcaTAGCGGGTCGAACCACCACTCGATAAAACTTACCCTTAAATCTTAACGGCACATTCCTATCACATAGAACACCGGAagcgagcctccacttcatccatcccgcTCCAATGCGTTGTGTGACATCTTCGTCAATCTCCCCGTTACCCTGGATAATAGACCCAAGATACTTAAAACTCGCTCTCTTGGGAATAACTTGACCATCAAGCTTAACCTCTATGTCTGCATCATGGGTCTCACTGAATTTGCACTCtaagtattctgtcttggttcTACTTagtttgaaacctttagactccaaagtctatctccaaacctccaatttCGTGTTAACTCTTCTACGCGTCTCGTCAATCAACACTATATCatcggcaaatagcatgcacTAAGGCACTTCCGCTTGGATGTGACGCGACAGTACATCCATCGCCAAGGCAAACAAAAATGGGCTAAGAGTCGATCCCTAGTGCAACCCCATCACCATAGGGAAATGCTCCGAGTCACCACCCACAGTCCTCACCCGAGTCTTAGCATCATTGTACATATCCTTAATTACCCTAATGTACGCTACCGGGATGTCGCtaacctccaaacacctccacagGACCTTCCTCGGAACTTTATTGTATGCCTTCtcaaggtcaataaacaccatatgctAATTCTTCTTCCTCTCCATGTACTGCTCCACTAATCTCCTTACCAGATGAATCGCTTCCGTAGTCGAACGCCCCGGCATGAATCAAAACTGATTCTCGGAAATAGATACGCACCTCCTCACCCTGGCCTCCACTACCCTCTCCCAAACCTTTATAGTGTGACTCgataacttgatacccctataattgttgcaATTCTGGATATTACCCTTATTCTTGTAAAGCAGAAccatcgtactccacctccattcttcgggtatcttctttgtcttaaaaataacattaaacaacccagtgaGCCACTTTAAACCTACCCGTCCCGCGCTCTTCCAGAATTTCACCGGGATTTCGTCTGGCCCCGTTGCTCTACCCCTGCACATCTTACGCATTGCCCCTTCCACCTCGTATGTCGTAATCCGCCTATAGTACCCAAAATCTCGCCGACTCTCGGAGTGCTCCAACTCACCTAGCACAATATGTCTATCCCTCTCCTCATTCAATAGTTTATGGAAGTATGTCTGCCACCTTCTCCTACTGAGTGCCTTGTCCATTAACACTTTTCCATCCTCGTCCTTGATGCACTTGACTTGGTCTAAGTCACAGGCTTTCCTCTCCCTCACCTTGGTCAACCGGTATAACCTCTTGTCCTCGCCTTTGCCCTCGAGCTCCTCATACAAATGAGCAAACACTGCATTCTTAGCTGTCGTAACTGCTAACTTTGCCTCTTTCCTCGCCTTTGTGTAACACTCCCGATAAGTCCTTTTTTCCTCCTCGTTTGTACTCTCTACTAGCTTCAAATAAGCAGCTTTCTtagcttccactttaccttgaacttctccattcc encodes the following:
- the LOC138870363 gene encoding uncharacterized protein, whose protein sequence is MDLEIKKSRRKRVGCRQPKIKWGNLTKDKAQELGEKLLAMRVWTSMGDASSMWSMTADCIRVAAGEVLGVTKGSLGGHKGDWWWNGEVQGKVEAKKAAYLKLVESTNEEEKRTYRECYTKARKEAKLAVTTAKNAVFAHLYEELEGKGEDKRLYRLTKVRERKACDLDQVKCIKDEDGKVLMDKALSRRRWQTYFHKLLNEERDRHIVLGELEHSESRRDFGYYRRITTYEVEGAMRKMCRGRATGPDEIPVKFWKSAGRVGLKWLTGLFNVIFKTKKIPEEWRWSTMVLLYKNKDIEVKLDGQVIPKRASFKYLGSIIQGNGEIDEDVTQRIGAGWMKWRLASGVLCDRNVPLRFKGKFYRVVVRPAMLYGAECWLVKNSHVQKMRVAEMRMLRWICGYTRRNRIKNEAIRDRVRVASVEDKMQESRLRWFGQVRRRNINAHVRRCERLAMESLRRDRDRTKKYWG